TTCAAGATCCTCCACTTTGGTTTTTCCTTCATCCACCACCCCGGCCAgagacacaatttttttttgctacgaTCAACGACGAACTCCGAATCGGAAGGTCATGGATTTGGATCCAAAACCTTGTGCTGTCAAAGGTCACCTCCTGAATGTTCAGTTTTCTCTAGTCGCTTCAAAGCAACCAAATGCTTATCAAACGTCCACAGTTCACCCTTCAAAACCCAATCTAAATCCGTCTCATCCGAGAAGATGAATAAAACCCTATGGTTCCCCATATCTCTAACTTCAAAACCTTTCTTTGTTCTCCATAGAAGTTTGAGAGTTCTACCTATAGCCTCTACATTGATCGCCCTCACAGTGAAGAATCGTGCCGCCAAAAGAAACTCCTCACCTAATAAATCATCTTGCACTTGAAACTTATTCTCCTCACTCTCTGACAACGAAAATTTCCCCCACATTGCTGACAGTTTCTCCATCTCTTTGTGCACCCCGAAAGGAAAGAATACTCGCACACTGAGGAAAGAAAGCTAACCTCGAAACTACCTTTGCCTCACTCAAGAGCAGGCACAATGTTTCACTGATGCTAGGGTTTTGGAGAGCGTCCGATACCCTAGGTCAGGAAAACTTAGTGACACATGAAGtctgggtttgattttcttgtgttcttatgtttgattttctgggtttgtgctagaaattttctaggtttttgttcttatctGTCCTTCCTcaagatttttggtttttatttctgttttttcctttttttttcatttagttaaaattcataaattaattttttgtttttaaaagttgacacgacattttttaatgccaaataaaattttttattattattttaatggtcacGTCAGCTTTTAATGTGCCAACAGTGCACTCCGTTTGTCATTTGTGCAATTTTCGTGTCTGATGTAACGACAAGGACAAAAACAAGACACATTTtccaggatagggactaaaaatggtggaaaaaaaaagttagagacCAAAATGGGAATAGCATGAAAATTTAGTTTTCGtcataataaaaatgtaaccatcaagaattatttattatagatttaAGCCACTAAGGCCAAACcattttaatctctctctctctctatatatataaatatatatatatatatatatattctttttaatattttctcatACATTTTATCATGGTATTAAAgttacggttttttttttttttttttttttttttacatattatcAGACTCATTTCTCACCAATTCTTACGTAGTATCTAAGTTATTTAGAAACAAGCTTCTTTAGCCTCcattaatatacatatatatatatatatatatatttatatctttaATCGTCAGATCtaggttcctttttttttttcttttttttttttctatttattttccctctttttccATAGGTAAATGCCGATACCAACATTTTCCCAATAAAATTAGCTCATGGATGACATCTTAATTATTTATCTTGAGCTTCCACACAACATGCAGAGATCTAGAGCTACATGGTACCAGCTGGAAAACTAAGTTGTAAACAACCAAGAAACCATCTGTCAGGGTTAACTCTTACCTAGTATTTGGCTGTCAATTCGTACTTATATTGTTTATAATATATACTGTCATCGTTACAAAAATGGCCAAAGTTACGTTGGCAAAGAAACGTTGAATGGGAACGTTGGAATTAATCAACCTCTGAGATGATTATgtttcaaaaacaaagaaggcGATCCAGTAAGTGTAAGACCATATCAGAAAATTAagcattgtcataccttgattACTAaagtatcttaaaaaaatttgaagttattttaagaaaaattttacgACTTTTGCGTTTCTGATTAACAATTAATTGAGGATGTATATTTAAATGCGTAAGATATATATGTATAGTAATTGAAGATCTGAGCATCATTGCACACATTTGGTGCGATGGTccctccacaagtataagtatttgtaAAGTGTGAGGGCAAAGACCGGGGTTTAAGTCTCCAGTATGGTTTTACCTAGGTGAGTGAAATGGTTAACTTCACTTTCATATTGAATATTATGAATGAGTAATTTggaaacaatttttaaaaaaattaattaattgaaactTGACGCCAATTAGACTATAAttagaagattttttttgataggtagttAGAAGTTAAATTAGATTCCGGttgtgcttttttattttaatgtatttctAGGTTATAACTCATGCTTACTCACAAAAATATTCAAGAGTAGTGATGATGAGGTAGTTTTACATAAGTGAGTGGGGTGGTTATCTCACTTTTGAGCCAAGTATTATGAATGGATCAATTGgcaccaaaattttaattaaaaaaaaaaaaaaaaaaaagataccttacacaaaattagacaacaattaaaagttaattttaattttaattttgatttggttcgactttaatatattatatactgGAATTATACCCATACTATACATGGcttaagtaaaaaattatatataactaTATTGCATTACATTTTAATAATTCCAGCCATTGAAAGGAGAATATCAAGGAATTAAGAAAAAAGGTGGTGCTAAACTGCTAACTGATAAGTTTCAATATCAGAAACAGACTAGCCAGTACTCTTTCTTTAATACTTGAAAATAATCTTTTAGTGTAAGTTACAAATTGAAACCACTCACACATCTACTTCattcacttttttaaaaataataaataataatagaaatcaTCCATTGTATTAATTTATGAGTACCCGTAATTGCAATCTATCCCCATCGAgtaatttaagaaaatatatgcAGTCTAATCAACCTTCGACAAATTGGTGTCATCTTTTTaagatattaatatatatatatatatatatatatatatatatatataaaagcaaaactaTCTCAGGACTCTTAGCTAAACAGAAAAATATCAATTACATTAAGAGAGTGTTTAGATTGCATTTGCATTTTCACACAGACgcgtttttgcttttttttccaatgcctaattgcactgttcatgagacatGAACAGTGTAAATAGGCAAATGAACAGTGTTTTTAGTGTGAACAGTAAtctgaaaattatttttttttattgtttttagtttttagtttttagttttcagcaaaataagcggtctCCAAACCCACACTCAATGTATCTATCCCCTCTAAATCAAATGATaatttataaagttataaaccCAATACGGAATCCTCATTTTCAATTACTAGCCAATCTGATTTTATGACCTTCAACTCCTATCCTTTTAATTGTTTCAAAGAGTAAGAGCTGTGAAGTGGAGAACTGgtatttgaaactttgaaagcggagagagagagagagagagagagagagagagagagagagagtaataaaaCTCCTTGCCTTattgaggaagaaaaaaaaagaattaataggAAAAGGATtgaaatatttagtttttcaaTATATAATATACCTTCATTGTGTagtctttattttattcaaaaagggcaacaaaaggaaaaagtattcaaaaagaaaaataagtggaGGACAGGAAAGGGACAGATAGTTCCTTcattgtaattgtattttatgatttttatcctATAggcaaaaagcactttttaggCGAATTTTAGTACCAGTTTCATTTTAGTTCTCAGAaaatctctccttttttttttcttttttttttttaatgttgttctCAGAAAATTAATTGTGTCAACTTAATCATTAGTTATGTCAACCTATTGTAATGTCGTCTGTAGACACTTGATTTTACACCTATAATTTAATCTTAGAAAATGGCTAGAGTGACaattcatatacccaaaatttagaattgcattacatgcattaattcattcgttgcatatcataaaaatgatcttgagatatGTCCGATTTTCAAATCAGATCGTCAGATtaaaagatatcacatgatcaagttttcacggtctacatgcattttgtttgggtggagTCGAGcacacatgattaatttaaattaattctgattggttagacaattaaaattaattaaataattttgtgattggttgttggttaGTGTCAAAAGTAAGCCTacttgcatgggaataaagtgAATAATCAGATAACAAAGAGATTGTGGataatcaagtttttttttggaatatttatctacaagataattatcaCCTTAAAGACctaaatatcaagaaaaagggattaatttttaaaatatggatTAAAAACACGTCTAGGTGCAATTCCCGGCTCAAAAATCCTCAAAAATGGAGTTCAAATTAGACCAAAACTCAAACGCAGACCTGACACCCAAGAGTGCCATTCAGCACTCTTAGAGTGCCGATTGGCCCAAACTTTCGTCCCGGCCCAAGGACATCCTGATTAAGATAAAACCtatcttttttggatttttagagataaggacaCGTTCTAATTTGTATTTGATCTTAttcagctaattttttttaagcatcccaacctctataaataaagggaaaaaaaccaGAATTAGGGGTTcttattttctgaattttctatTCCCCTTACGTTAAAGACGTTCTAGAGGCTTTTGCTTTAAgaacttctttttttgtaagcaaagtattttaaatttctaaaatattctttcattagAAGAGGacgctcatgcaagaggtattctgttctctttattttcttcttccattaattagtatgtttttgtttgatgcatgaatatgtttagtATGTTTTATGATGTCTTGTTCTTAATATATAATTGCCATGCTTAGATATTGTAGATGATtgtttatttcaattctttctttttgactTCAAAATCTGCAATGGCTATTTATGAAGATTCAAAACTGATCtgcattttcattaaatacagatttgatatttttttcaaaacccaaaaaagatctgtattttcattaaatacagatctgattttttttcaaaacccaaaactaatCTACATTTccattaaatacaaatttgattttttttaaaactcaaaactgatttgtattttcattaaatacagatctgatttttttcctaaatacaAAACTagtttgtattttcattaaaaacaaatctgatttttttctgaaaagttttctttgttaaaaaattgcagattttgaaattcaaaagaaagGGTTGAAAGTTAGGTCAaagttttttaatatgtgatgtATGCATAGTAAATTTGTCTCATGAATGTGGATCCTCtttcaaaagtattttttatttgtgtccaacaacagatctaattttttacaaataaaatcattttttttactttaaacaaattagatctgattttttttcaaaatctcttcttcttttttttttataaaaaacatatctgatttttcttgatatatatatatatatatatattttttttttttttactttacaaaacagatctgatttttcttgataaaatatttttttttaaatctaaaaaaaaaaacaaatttgattttttttttttaacaaaccaaatattttctaactttatacaaaacaaatctgatttttcttgataaaatcttgctttttaccctttacaaaaatagatttgtttttttacaaaccaagtcttattattttaatttccaaGACAAATCTAAATTGTCTTTAAAAAGAGGACATATCCATAAGGCaaatttatttaagttaatTTTTGTCAAGTGTTTGTCATGTGCATTATAACATATCATGCAACATCATTCAAAAAGAGTATAttggtcattagagtctagaagactagactCTGTCTAGatggaatgggtgcctaacactttctcattccgtaacctagcccccaagcttaggatttttggataggtagattagtgttttgtcttttaattttggaagattgtaattaggaccaaagttttgtattcttttgcatagattgtaactaggaaccaaagccttgtaaggttaatttaccaaaattgtatttttctttattcaatcaatgtcattcaaagtattttgaacatgtaatttgtatttattttttattattatttttgtataaaaaattagtGGCAACTCCACaacacttacccaaaaagagaggtgcccttaaAAGCACCccaatctcttttttgaggggCCCTAAATTTATGGCCTCTCACATTATCCTATAGTAGTTTTTTAGTAGAAAATGATGATGCATCATTTTAAGTggctcaattaaaaaaaattgtgtagcCGGCCTAAAAAATGCGAGAAatgctatattcacaatattttcacaacaaattctaagtgggaGGTTATTAcaaagttgttattggtgggaaaaaaaaagtaatatcaatggtaggtttcaaattagaaccaataattaCTTACtatctataatttgttgtgaaaatattgtgaacatagcacTTCTCAAAAAAGACATATCAATAGCATAAGTGGCAAAAAAATGACCACATTCTGGGCACTTCTCAAAAAAGACATATCTATAATTTGATGTATATATCTGGGCCCACATTCTGTTGATGCCCCCGAGTCAAATAGCATTACCAAGTTTACTCCGATACCATTTTTAACAATACAGGGAAAATGCTAGTCACATCTATGTTTGAGTTCCTTGTAATCACTTATAAACTCAAGATACACCTAGTAAACACATGGTGTTAGACTTAGCACACGTCTGTGCAACACACAATCAATGAATCcaatcaaacaacaaaacatCAGTTGTTGGgaagttagtcatgtactgggatctgTACAAAGGAAGAAGTctctacaagatcaagttcaattgggGATTAGTGTAAAGGTCCAACTGTAGGTTGTTACTTTGGGATAGTCTAgagtagtggtaagattccttgtATCTATAACCGCTTGATTCTTAATTAGttattcttgggagtggtgacctgaaaatcagtCAATGGGGTTTTTTCCTTGTGAAAGATTTTCCCCATTAGTAAACAAATCATtgtgttaaatttaatttccattgcACTTTATTTTATTCGGTGATTTGTGTGTGCCTCCACAATTTgtatgtaatttgacctaattaatcagtttgggtaattgaattagtTAAACGAGGTTAATATATGATCCAACACCATTGATAAAAACTGGAGAGTCATTCTTGAATAGAGCTTTGCTTATCCTTAAACACACTCTCATGGTATGATCTTGATATTGATCTACTTCTTGGATTTTCACCCTCGTGACATATATGTAACCAAGAAcataaagaattttattttatttgaaaccaCAAAGTTCCTTGCTCACCATCTTGCATTGGTATCCTAGAGATTCCAACGTGTAGCAAACATATCATTTAAAAGAAATCCAGAGGTTTTAGCTAGAGTTGCTGTAATAAAGTCCATGAGTTGTCTACTAAGTTATTGGGGTATGCTTACAATGGTTTTGAAAGTTAATCTACGAGAAGGTATAACCTGTTATGGGTATATGAGTCCCCTCTCTCACAGATGTGTGGGACCCACCAGCTGTGAGAGAGAGGACTCATATACCCATAACAAGGTATATTTTCCCTTAATCTacaaactccttttttttttttttttaaatctaatctGACTCAACTAATTTAAACAGATGAAAGTGTTTTAGtatccttttttaaaaaaaaaaaaaatctaatctgACTCAACTAATTTAAACAGATGAAAGTGTTTTAGTAGAATAGTGACCACATCACTCAACTAGGTAAGAGTGTCATGGTTCACCATGAACACCATATAATTTCTCTATTCCCTCTAATAATTTTTCCACACCATATAATTTCTCTATTCCCTCTAATAATTTTTCCACTAGAGAAATTCTCTTCTAGTTTTTGACTTTGTTAccataaaagaaaaggattgaAAGGTTTGAAAAAGAAGAGTGGAAAAATGGGGTTGAAGTTTTCTTCCGTTTGATTGGATCAAAGTAGAGGGAGAAAGGAAAGGGGGATGGGTAACATTTTCACCGGACCCACCAAAATCCCTCCCCCAAAATTGGATGAGATGGTTGGGGGAAAAGTTAAGGTGTACTGATCTCACTATTTTACCCCTCTtgttattatcttattttattgttttggtttttttttttaatgtttgttttgATACCTATAACaagattaaaatttataatatagtaATAATATTatgcaaaaatcaaatttcaagtttctaaatagagtataaaataagaaatcaCTGAATAGGCACGATAAACTAAAATGGTATCAGTTTCAACTAGACTTACAACAAGTCAtaacaaatatgaaatatgcttgtgaaaattcatttgttaattaaatcattaaaaaaaattaaaaaaaaaaaaaaggaggattCTTATACATAGTAAGGACATAATAATAAACTGATGCAAAGTACATTatgttttatttcatttttcttcgcAATCAAACAAATAATGTATATAAACATTTTTCATCCTATTACTTAACTATCCCTTTGATCAAACACATACTATGAAAATCTAATATCCTTTTCATTCTCTCCTTTTGCCATCATTCTTTTATCTTCCATCATATCCTTACCATAAATAAGTTAAATGGTAGTATATATATTCACATAAACGTGTGTAGTCTAATTCTACCATGACCAAGTTTGAGGCTATTTGTCCTTTGGctgaaaatttatattatattgtagAACTTCCAGGAAGTTACAGATCATAAATCTAGAAGCAGGCCTCGTACTCCAACGAAATCATCATCGCTACCAGCCAGTTTGACAAAGACTGGCGACAAAAATAACAAGCAGTATAGGACTAGAAATAGATCACTatactttctttctctctctctctctatttctctgtATTTGATTGCTTCTAACATGGAGTCTGATCAACCAAACCTAGAAAATTCCGAGCAGGTGAACTCAGATGATCACCAAGGTGCAAGCCAAGCAAGATCCTATGATTGTACCTTTTGCAAGAGAGGTTTTTCTAATGCACAAGCTTTAGGAGGGCACATGAATATccacagaaaagaaaaggctgTACTCAAGCGAGTGGTGACTAATAAAAGCCAACCATCCTCGAATTCTACACTACCAAGGAATTCTTCATGGCCTTTGGAAACCAAGCCTAGTAGTGAAAGAAACACAAAGAAATTGCCTTGGATGCTAGCTAGTCAACAAGGTGATAGGGATGAAACCCATGTTGGTGATGAATATTATGATCAAGTTCAGCAACTTCCACTGTTTGTGGAAATTTCTtcacaaaaagatcataagCCAGGCAGTCGACTTCATTCGAATATTGAAAAGGATTTGTCAACCACTAGTACTACTCATGCCTCGTCAGGTTCTGGGATAGACCTTGAACTTAGACTTGGGCCAGAGCCTCAGGACCCATCAGCACCAACAGCTACTCAAAAATTCTTCTGTGTTTGAATACAGCACCAAAAACTACTCAAAAACTCTCCTGAGTTTGAACATATATCATGGTATTGTACTCTCTCACACCTTTATAGAAATTGTTTTttggtaattattttttttcaatcttgttGTAAAGCAGATTTCTCTTACATGGTTATTGTTTGTTCTCATTTTAAACTTCCGTTACCATGAAAAAGTATCTCTTGTAATAGTTATACCAAACAATTATATATGTAACAATTCAGTTATTGAATGTCATGTGATTCAATTTGATacacttttgttaaaattgatccCGCCAATCTCTCACATAATTACCACATAAATGACTTGATATAGCTGTTACGAAAAATACTTTCTCATGTGTTCACCTATGTAATCTTTGTAGACTTATGGCATATATGGTGGTGAATTACTTGTGAAACATTTATTTAAGTATTTCGTTTGTtttgttcaaattaaatttttgcagTTTCATGCTGAATTTTTTGCACTACCAACAAAGAAACCAAATTACTTGATATATCAATTCTGAACTTTCAGAACAAGGAGAAACGCAGGTGAAGCAACAAAATTAACCTGAATGTACAGTTGAAATTAGGGtttaaatgttttcttttttttaataatcaaattagGGTTTAAATGGGACGTTTCTGAAGACATCTAATATAAATCATAAACCCTAAATATTAATTGAAAGTGAAAACCAGGGCTTATAACACGATTGCTCATAACACAAGAACCAGGATAAGTTGTCTATAGTAGGTACTTTTGATTACCTTCACTATCTGTGAAGATAATAATTTCTTAA
The Quercus lobata isolate SW786 chromosome 10, ValleyOak3.0 Primary Assembly, whole genome shotgun sequence DNA segment above includes these coding regions:
- the LOC115964287 gene encoding transcriptional regulator TAC1-like, translating into MESDQPNLENSEQVNSDDHQGASQARSYDCTFCKRGFSNAQALGGHMNIHRKEKAVLKRVVTNKSQPSSNSTLPRNSSWPLETKPSSERNTKKLPWMLASQQGDRDETHVGDEYYDQVQQLPLFVEISSQKDHKPGSRLHSNIEKDLSTTSTTHASSGSGIDLELRLGPEPQDPSAPTATQKFFCV